One stretch of Dyella jiangningensis DNA includes these proteins:
- a CDS encoding amidohydrolase family protein, translating into MKKSLASAIALLIAFTAPAHAERSQGDVMIRHATVIDVEHARSVADQAVVLRGADIIAVGSDAEIAKSWTAAQTVDGKGRFLIPGLWDMHVHFGGGPDLIDENKALLPLYIAHGITTIRDCSGDLPEQVLQWRGEIAKGTLFGPQLFTSGAKIEGIHPVWKGTIEVGSKADVDAAFVRLKKDRVDFVKITDSTLDPQLFLYAVSQAKSFGIRSSGHIPMALTVEQAVDAGISSIEHLDYAYKAGVKDEAAISADFAAGKINRAEANRRLDAGFDPSTAMTAYRHLADKGVYVTPTLNGGRVLDFLDSDNHANDPYLAYIGPKLRKTYDWRIERAAKATPEQVAARHAHYEHLTKVLPMLQQAGVTIMAGTDAGFLNSFDYPGIGLHDELTVFVQNGLTPDQALSSATRAGPAWFGKLDRYGAVSTGKAADLVLLDRNPLQDINATRAIDTVILRGHVYDRKALDGMLEDTRKKVAAWNAAAAKG; encoded by the coding sequence ATGAAGAAGTCTCTCGCCAGCGCCATCGCCCTGCTGATCGCCTTCACTGCGCCTGCCCATGCGGAGCGCTCGCAGGGCGACGTAATGATTCGCCATGCCACGGTGATCGATGTCGAGCACGCCCGCAGCGTCGCCGACCAGGCCGTCGTGTTGCGCGGCGCCGATATCATCGCGGTCGGATCCGATGCGGAGATCGCCAAATCCTGGACGGCCGCGCAGACCGTCGACGGCAAGGGACGTTTCCTGATCCCCGGCCTGTGGGACATGCACGTGCACTTCGGTGGCGGCCCGGACCTGATCGACGAGAACAAGGCGCTGCTGCCGCTTTATATCGCGCACGGCATCACCACCATCCGCGACTGCTCCGGCGACCTGCCCGAGCAGGTGCTGCAATGGCGCGGCGAGATCGCCAAGGGCACGCTGTTCGGGCCGCAGCTCTTCACCTCCGGCGCGAAGATCGAGGGCATCCATCCGGTGTGGAAAGGCACCATCGAAGTCGGCAGCAAGGCGGACGTCGATGCCGCGTTTGTCCGGTTGAAGAAGGACCGGGTGGACTTCGTGAAGATCACCGACAGCACGCTCGATCCGCAGCTGTTCCTCTATGCGGTATCGCAGGCGAAAAGCTTCGGCATTCGTTCTTCGGGCCACATCCCCATGGCCCTGACCGTCGAACAGGCCGTGGATGCGGGCATCAGCTCCATCGAGCATCTCGACTACGCCTACAAGGCGGGCGTGAAGGACGAGGCGGCGATTTCCGCCGATTTCGCTGCCGGCAAGATCAACCGCGCCGAAGCCAATCGCCGGCTGGACGCGGGCTTTGATCCTTCCACGGCGATGACCGCCTACCGGCACCTGGCCGACAAGGGCGTGTATGTGACGCCCACCCTCAACGGCGGCCGCGTGCTCGATTTCCTCGACAGCGACAACCACGCCAATGATCCCTACCTGGCCTACATCGGCCCCAAGCTGCGCAAGACGTATGACTGGCGTATCGAGCGCGCCGCCAAGGCCACGCCCGAGCAGGTTGCGGCACGGCACGCGCACTACGAACACCTGACCAAGGTGCTGCCGATGCTGCAGCAGGCGGGCGTGACGATCATGGCGGGCACCGATGCCGGCTTCCTCAACTCGTTCGACTACCCGGGCATCGGCCTGCACGACGAACTGACCGTGTTCGTGCAGAACGGGCTGACCCCGGACCAGGCACTGTCTTCGGCTACCCGCGCCGGCCCGGCGTGGTTCGGCAAGCTCGATCGCTACGGTGCGGTGTCGACGGGCAAGGCCGCCGACCTGGTGCTGCTGGATCGCAACCCGCTGCAGGACATCAACGCCACCCGCGCCATCGACACCGTGATCCTTCGCGGCCACGTCTACGACCGCAAGGCGCTGGACGGCATGCTGGAGGACACCCGGAAGAAGGTCGCTGCGTGGAATGCCGCCGCGGCAAAGGGTTGA
- a CDS encoding catalase family peroxidase, whose protein sequence is MPTPSRKPSHLFWRWCAIGAAVVLLALAFGAVGGWLTPHRLTPQRIVDALQANGGVHPGFRRNHAKGVCVAGYFEGNGAATPYSKASVFTAERTPVVGRFALPGGNPYAPDGSVPIRSFALRFALANGQQWRTGMNSMPVFPVATPQAFYEQLQASQPDPATGKPDPARLKAFFGAHPEAGPFLAWIKTAKPSASYATESYSALDAFYFVDAKGERHAVRWQVVPETKDAAPGPAGDTDYLASDLRTRLAAGPLRWHLMVTLAAPGDPTNDATKAWPDDRTTIDAGTLVIQSEQPQESGPCRDINYDPTVLPDGIEVSDDPLLAARSAAYADSYLRRTSEEAHIPGAAHAASKQEQTR, encoded by the coding sequence ATGCCCACCCCCTCCCGCAAGCCTTCGCACCTGTTCTGGCGCTGGTGCGCCATCGGCGCCGCCGTTGTATTGCTCGCGCTGGCCTTCGGTGCCGTCGGCGGATGGCTCACCCCGCATCGACTCACCCCGCAACGCATCGTGGATGCCCTGCAGGCCAATGGCGGCGTGCATCCCGGATTTCGTCGCAACCATGCCAAGGGCGTTTGCGTAGCCGGCTATTTCGAAGGCAACGGTGCCGCCACGCCCTATTCGAAAGCCAGCGTCTTCACCGCGGAGCGCACGCCCGTGGTCGGGCGCTTCGCCCTCCCCGGCGGCAACCCGTATGCGCCCGACGGCAGCGTGCCGATCCGCAGCTTCGCGCTGCGCTTTGCACTGGCGAACGGCCAGCAGTGGCGCACCGGCATGAACAGCATGCCGGTGTTCCCGGTAGCGACGCCGCAGGCCTTCTACGAACAGTTGCAGGCAAGCCAGCCCGATCCTGCGACCGGGAAGCCGGATCCCGCGCGGCTCAAGGCGTTCTTCGGTGCACACCCGGAGGCAGGCCCTTTCCTCGCCTGGATCAAGACGGCCAAGCCATCGGCGAGCTACGCCACCGAAAGCTACAGCGCGCTTGACGCGTTCTATTTCGTTGACGCCAAGGGCGAGCGTCACGCCGTGCGCTGGCAGGTCGTGCCGGAAACGAAAGACGCTGCCCCTGGCCCAGCCGGCGACACCGACTATCTCGCCAGTGACCTGCGCACGCGCCTCGCCGCAGGTCCGCTGCGCTGGCACCTGATGGTGACGCTGGCGGCGCCCGGTGACCCTACCAACGACGCGACCAAGGCATGGCCTGACGATCGCACCACGATCGATGCCGGCACGCTGGTCATCCAGAGCGAACAACCGCAGGAAAGCGGTCCGTGCCGCGACATCAACTACGACCCGACCGTGCTGCCCGATGGCATCGAGGTCTCGGACGATCCCTTGCTCGCCGCGCGCTCGGCCGCCTACGCCGATTCGTACCTCCGTCGCACCAGCGAAGAAGCCCACATACCCGGCGCGGCCCATGCCGCGTCCAAGCAGGAGCAGACGCGATGA
- a CDS encoding LysR family transcriptional regulator, with product MATSAKSNRALFELDLLRAMVTVADCGSFTTASARLHSTQSTVSQKVRRLEEMAGHQLLVRGKGDVRPTDAGETVLAYARRMLTLNDELLDALAGADVAVTVRLGVPEDFAAGRTTQLLAAFNRKHPRVKLEVTTGLSRDLAGSYDRGELDLILIKQRRNSREAVARWPESMRWIDSAKSPAFALDPVPLVAFPPRGLYRDEMIKVVEGMGRRWRISFTSSSLSGIQSAVAGGLGISLLPARAVTAEHAVLTRRQGFPAIDTMDIALLYRPTADPVVQELGRELGRMLDRFRA from the coding sequence ATGGCTACCAGTGCAAAATCGAATAGGGCCTTGTTCGAGCTCGACCTCCTGCGCGCGATGGTCACAGTGGCCGATTGCGGCAGCTTCACGACGGCATCGGCGCGACTGCATTCCACCCAATCCACAGTGAGCCAGAAGGTGCGCCGGCTGGAGGAGATGGCCGGGCACCAGTTGCTGGTGCGCGGCAAGGGCGACGTGCGGCCGACCGATGCGGGCGAAACCGTGCTGGCCTATGCGCGACGGATGCTCACGCTCAACGACGAATTGCTGGATGCGCTGGCCGGCGCCGACGTCGCGGTGACCGTGCGCCTGGGCGTGCCCGAGGATTTCGCGGCGGGTCGCACCACGCAACTGCTCGCCGCCTTCAACCGCAAGCATCCCCGCGTGAAGCTCGAAGTCACCACCGGACTCAGTCGCGACCTGGCGGGCAGCTACGATCGTGGCGAACTGGATCTGATACTCATCAAGCAACGACGCAACAGTCGCGAGGCCGTTGCTCGCTGGCCCGAGAGCATGCGCTGGATCGACAGCGCGAAGAGTCCCGCCTTCGCACTCGATCCCGTGCCGCTGGTCGCGTTCCCGCCGCGCGGGCTCTATCGCGACGAGATGATCAAGGTAGTGGAGGGCATGGGACGTCGCTGGCGCATCAGCTTCACCAGCTCGAGCCTGTCCGGCATCCAGTCGGCCGTGGCGGGCGGACTCGGCATCAGCCTGCTGCCCGCGCGCGCCGTCACGGCGGAGCACGCGGTGCTGACGCGCAGGCAGGGTTTCCCGGCGATCGACACCATGGACATCGCGCTTCTCTACCGCCCGACCGCTGATCCTGTCGTGCAGGAACTGGGGCGTGAACTGGGCCGCATGCTGGACCGCTTCAGGGCGTAG
- a CDS encoding amidohydrolase family protein, with translation MLDRLFHNAVDIHGEPLRLAVKDGHFVDIGDDTPGHAFGDIVDLGGRLVMPGFVDGHIHLDKSFVGDAWRPHIEAHALRDRLAAEKALLARARPMEERALALIEQAAAFGTVAMRCHVDVDATTGLDHLHAVMQARSQWLDRVAIEIVAFPQAGVMSCPGTAALLDAAMREGATVIGGIDPTTFDGDADGQLDVVFGIAERRGVKVDIHLHEPGMHGIEQLQRIAERTRALGMAGRVAVSHAYALGEVPVDVVDRIATVLADADVAIMTNAPGDRPFPPVLRLRAAGVHVFAGNDNIRDAWWPYGNGDMLQRANMIGYRSGFYTDQDLLVALDMATSAGAAVLGMRDYGLHAGNEATFLVIDAPNGAAAVAGMPSRRTIVRRGEIGRGDEGTRLFEHVN, from the coding sequence ATGTTGGATCGCCTGTTTCACAACGCCGTGGATATCCACGGTGAACCCCTGCGCCTGGCCGTGAAGGACGGTCACTTCGTCGATATCGGGGACGATACGCCCGGGCATGCATTCGGTGACATCGTCGACCTGGGCGGCCGCCTGGTGATGCCCGGCTTTGTCGATGGCCATATCCACCTCGACAAGAGCTTCGTGGGCGATGCATGGCGGCCGCACATCGAGGCGCATGCGCTGCGCGACCGGCTTGCCGCGGAGAAGGCGCTGCTCGCGCGGGCGCGACCGATGGAGGAGCGCGCACTCGCCCTCATCGAGCAGGCGGCGGCGTTCGGCACCGTGGCGATGCGCTGTCATGTCGACGTGGATGCCACCACGGGCCTGGATCATCTGCACGCGGTGATGCAAGCGCGCAGTCAGTGGCTCGACCGCGTCGCTATCGAGATCGTGGCGTTTCCGCAGGCCGGCGTGATGTCATGCCCGGGAACCGCGGCCCTGCTCGATGCGGCCATGCGCGAAGGCGCGACCGTCATCGGCGGCATCGACCCGACCACGTTCGACGGCGACGCGGATGGCCAGTTGGATGTCGTGTTCGGCATTGCCGAGAGGCGTGGCGTCAAGGTCGACATCCATCTGCACGAACCCGGCATGCATGGCATCGAGCAGTTGCAGCGCATTGCCGAACGCACGCGGGCGCTTGGCATGGCTGGCCGCGTCGCGGTCAGCCATGCGTATGCGCTCGGTGAAGTGCCGGTGGACGTGGTCGATCGCATCGCCACGGTGCTGGCCGATGCGGACGTAGCCATCATGACCAATGCACCGGGCGATCGTCCGTTTCCGCCGGTGCTCCGCCTTCGTGCAGCGGGCGTGCACGTGTTCGCCGGCAACGACAATATTCGCGATGCGTGGTGGCCGTACGGTAACGGCGACATGCTCCAGCGCGCGAACATGATCGGCTATCGCTCAGGCTTCTACACGGACCAGGACCTGCTCGTCGCGCTGGACATGGCCACGTCGGCGGGTGCGGCCGTGCTCGGCATGCGCGATTACGGCCTGCATGCCGGCAACGAGGCGACCTTCCTGGTGATCGACGCGCCGAACGGCGCGGCGGCCGTGGCCGGCATGCCCTCCCGGCGGACCATCGTGCGTCGCGGCGAAATCGGCAGGGGTGACGAGGGCACACGCCTGTTTGAGCACGTGAACTGA
- a CDS encoding cytochrome b has product MNAPQAFHPLARLLHWTMALLILAMLFVGVGMVTTVSEKHQWLLALHRPLGAAIFVLALIRIGVRLRFRPPALPADMPALMQFVAHASHWVLYGLMLAMPLIGWAMLSAGGYPVMLGHAWHLPPIAPANGALFAWLREAHRYVAYLFFLTILGHMGAALYHALIRRDDVFPSMTVGFPHHDAPLEPPRNVATDEGDATPPSP; this is encoded by the coding sequence ATGAACGCGCCCCAAGCCTTCCATCCGCTCGCGCGCCTGCTGCACTGGACCATGGCCTTGCTGATTCTGGCGATGTTGTTCGTTGGCGTCGGCATGGTGACGACGGTTTCCGAAAAGCACCAATGGCTGCTCGCACTCCACCGGCCGCTCGGCGCTGCCATTTTCGTGCTGGCCCTGATCCGCATCGGCGTGCGCCTGCGCTTCAGGCCGCCGGCCCTGCCAGCGGACATGCCCGCGTTGATGCAGTTCGTGGCGCACGCGTCGCACTGGGTGCTTTATGGCTTGATGCTCGCGATGCCGCTGATCGGCTGGGCGATGCTGTCGGCGGGCGGCTATCCGGTCATGCTGGGACATGCATGGCATCTGCCGCCGATCGCTCCGGCGAACGGCGCGCTGTTCGCCTGGCTGCGTGAAGCGCATCGCTATGTGGCCTATCTGTTCTTCCTCACCATCCTCGGGCACATGGGCGCCGCGCTCTATCACGCGCTGATCCGCCGCGACGACGTGTTTCCCAGCATGACCGTCGGATTCCCGCACCATGACGCGCCGCTGGAACCGCCACGAAACGTGGCGACGGACGAAGGCGATGCCACGCCGCCCTCCCCCTGA
- a CDS encoding recombinase family protein: protein MSSKTIGYARVSTEDQSLALQIQALERLGCEKIFTDHGVSGALHSRQGLDRALVSLRAGDKLVVWRLDRLGRSLSHLVTLLEKLGRRHVRFQSVTENIDTSSAGGRLVFHMMAALAEFERSLISERTRAGMAAARAQGRRMGRQPSLTAAQCHEAQRLMREEHWALAKAAHHFGVHPRTLLRHLRATCVNLVESA from the coding sequence ATGTCCAGCAAGACGATCGGGTATGCACGCGTTTCCACCGAAGACCAGAGCCTCGCCCTGCAGATACAGGCGCTCGAGCGCCTGGGTTGCGAGAAGATCTTCACGGACCACGGCGTCTCCGGGGCGCTGCATTCGCGACAAGGCCTGGATCGTGCCCTGGTATCGCTGCGGGCCGGCGACAAGCTCGTCGTATGGCGACTGGACCGACTGGGCCGCTCGCTGTCGCACCTGGTGACGCTGCTCGAAAAACTGGGCCGGCGACACGTGCGCTTCCAGTCGGTGACCGAGAACATCGACACCAGTTCGGCAGGCGGACGCCTGGTTTTCCACATGATGGCCGCGCTGGCCGAATTCGAACGGTCGCTCATAAGCGAGCGCACGCGTGCGGGAATGGCCGCAGCGCGCGCGCAAGGGCGGCGCATGGGACGGCAGCCATCGCTCACCGCTGCCCAATGCCACGAAGCCCAACGCCTCATGCGGGAGGAACATTGGGCCCTCGCGAAAGCCGCCCACCACTTCGGCGTCCACCCCCGCACCCTGCTGCGTCATCTGCGTGCCACCTGCGTCAACCTCGTCGAGTCGGCTTAG